In Halobacterium sp. R2-5, the following are encoded in one genomic region:
- the rpl4p gene encoding 50S ribosomal protein L4, translating into MQATVRDLNGDDDGTLDLPDVFSEPVRPDLVKRAVLAAQANRTQKHGSDEYAGLRTSAESHGSGRGMAHVPKTEGRGARVPQTVGGRKAHPPKAEKDPGLDVNDKERKAAVRSAIAATTDSEVVAERGHAFDDDVELPLVVSDDFEDLVKTQEVVAFLEAVGVHADVERADDGRNVRAGQGTLRGRKYQEPSSLLVVTSSESGPSKAARNLAGVDVATGREVNAEDLAPGAEPGRLTLWTESAVEEVAQR; encoded by the coding sequence ATGCAGGCAACTGTACGCGACCTGAACGGCGACGACGACGGGACGCTCGACCTCCCGGACGTGTTCTCGGAACCCGTCCGACCGGACCTGGTCAAGCGCGCCGTCCTCGCCGCTCAGGCCAACCGAACCCAGAAGCACGGCTCCGACGAGTACGCGGGCCTGCGCACTTCCGCCGAGTCCCACGGTAGCGGACGCGGCATGGCTCACGTCCCGAAGACGGAGGGCCGTGGCGCGCGCGTCCCGCAGACCGTCGGCGGTCGCAAGGCGCACCCGCCGAAAGCCGAGAAAGACCCGGGCCTCGACGTCAACGACAAGGAGCGGAAGGCCGCCGTCCGGAGCGCCATCGCGGCGACGACGGACAGCGAGGTCGTCGCCGAGCGCGGTCACGCGTTCGACGACGACGTCGAGCTCCCGCTCGTCGTCAGCGACGACTTCGAGGACCTCGTGAAGACCCAGGAGGTCGTGGCGTTCCTCGAAGCGGTCGGCGTCCACGCGGACGTCGAGCGCGCCGACGACGGACGCAACGTCCGCGCCGGCCAGGGGACGCTCCGCGGCCGGAAGTACCAGGAGCCCTCGTCGCTGCTGGTCGTGACCTCCAGCGAGTCCGGGCCGTCGAAGGCGGCGCGGAACCTCGCGGGCGTCGACGTCGCGACGGGCCGCGAAGTCAACGCCGAGGACCTCGCGCCGGGCGCCGAGCCCGGGCGACTCACGCTCTGGACGGAGAGCGCCGTCGAGGAGGTGGCCCAGCGATGA
- a CDS encoding 50S ribosomal protein L3 — protein sequence MPQPNRPRKGSMGFSPRKRAESEVPRFNSWPEDDGQVGLQGFAGYKAGMTHVVLVDDKANAPTEGMETTVPVTVVETPPMRAAAVRLYEDTPYGKKPLTEVWADDTHESLDRALSVPETGGETDALTEALEAEDVADVRVITHTVPGELSSVPKKQPDVMETRVGGGSLEERVDFAADLLEDGGEHAFGDVFRAGEFTDVAGVTKGKGTQGPVKRWGVQKRKGKHARQGWRRRIGNLGPWNPSRVRSTVPQLGQTGYHQRTELNKRVIDIGNGDDEDVNAAGGFPNYGEVDGNYTLVKGSVPGPEQRLVRFRPAVRPSESPRLDPEVRYVSTESNQG from the coding sequence ATGCCACAGCCAAACCGACCACGCAAAGGCTCGATGGGGTTCAGTCCCCGCAAGCGCGCGGAGAGCGAAGTACCGCGCTTCAACTCGTGGCCCGAAGACGACGGTCAAGTCGGTCTTCAGGGCTTCGCTGGCTACAAGGCCGGCATGACCCACGTCGTCCTCGTCGACGACAAGGCGAACGCGCCGACGGAGGGCATGGAGACGACCGTGCCCGTCACCGTCGTCGAGACGCCGCCCATGCGGGCGGCGGCCGTCCGCCTCTACGAGGACACGCCGTACGGCAAGAAGCCGCTCACGGAAGTCTGGGCCGACGACACCCACGAGTCTCTCGACCGCGCGCTCTCCGTCCCGGAAACGGGCGGAGAGACAGACGCACTGACCGAAGCGCTCGAAGCGGAGGACGTCGCGGACGTCCGTGTCATCACGCACACGGTCCCCGGCGAACTCTCGAGCGTACCGAAGAAACAGCCCGACGTCATGGAGACGCGCGTCGGCGGCGGCTCCCTCGAGGAGCGCGTCGACTTCGCCGCGGACCTCCTCGAGGACGGCGGCGAACACGCGTTCGGCGACGTCTTCCGCGCCGGTGAGTTCACCGACGTCGCGGGCGTCACCAAGGGCAAAGGGACCCAGGGCCCCGTCAAGCGCTGGGGCGTGCAGAAGCGGAAAGGCAAGCACGCCCGCCAGGGCTGGCGGCGCCGCATCGGGAACCTCGGCCCGTGGAACCCGTCCCGGGTCCGCTCGACGGTCCCGCAGCTCGGGCAGACCGGCTACCACCAGCGCACCGAACTCAACAAGCGCGTCATCGACATCGGTAACGGTGACGACGAGGACGTCAACGCCGCCGGCGGCTTCCCGAACTACGGCGAAGTCGACGGCAACTACACGCTCGTGAAGGGCTCGGTGCCCGGTCCCGAGCAGCGCCTCGTGCGGTTCCGCCCGGCCGTCCGGCCGAGCGAGTCGCCGCGCCTCGACCCCGAGGTGCGCTACGTGAGCACCGAATCTAACCAAGGATAA